The DNA sequence CGATGGGGCCGACGATGTGATACTCCACCTGCGAGCGGAGATTTTCCGGCAGTCGGGCGAGGGCCTCCATCACGTAGTGCTGTCCCTTGCGCGGGTGGATGCGGCCCACGGTCAGCACGCGCACGCGGCTGTAAAGGTGGTCGCGCTTGCGCAGGGGCGGGTTGGCGAAATCATGGCGTAGCGCGCCCGGGACGATGCGGATTTTCTGCGGGTCGGTCGCGGGAAATTTCTCCAGCAGCAAGCGTTGATTATACTCGGATACGACGCCAATGCGGTCGGTTTTGGCGAGGAGTCTTTTAAAGAGAAACCGGCGGTGCGGGCTTTGGCTGTAGCGTAAAATCTCGGTGCCGTGGAGTGTTAGCGCAAGCGCCTTGGGGCGGGGTAGGCCGAGCAGCGGCGCGTACATCATGGTGAAAATCGGGCCGGGCTCAGGCAGGTAGAGCAGACTGCGCTCGACCTCCGCGTGATGGGTGCGAAGCATGGTGGCGGTGGCGTGACGACAGGACCAGCCGAGGCTGCCGATATTGGCAATCGGCTTGAGCGGAAACGGGGTCCGCCGGTCGAGCATACCTTCGCGGTTCGAGGCCCAGACGTTGACCTCGTATCCGGCCTGCTGGGCGGCCAGCGCCATCTCCTCAGCATACGTGGCGATACCCCCGCGCTTCGGATAGAATTCGTGGGTGATCAGAATGATTGGCGTAGCAGTAGAAGGCGACATCACGATTGACCAAGCGCGAAAGTTTGGGAACATGAGCGGTTTATGCAACCCTTGTCGCAGCGATATCGCACCGCTTTGGTCACGGGAGCCAGT is a window from the Cerasicoccus sp. TK19100 genome containing:
- a CDS encoding glycosyltransferase family 4 protein encodes the protein MFPNFRAWSIVMSPSTATPIILITHEFYPKRGGIATYAEEMALAAQQAGYEVNVWASNREGMLDRRTPFPLKPIANIGSLGWSCRHATATMLRTHHAEVERSLLYLPEPGPIFTMMYAPLLGLPRPKALALTLHGTEILRYSQSPHRRFLFKRLLAKTDRIGVVSEYNQRLLLEKFPATDPQKIRIVPGALRHDFANPPLRKRDHLYSRVRVLTVGRIHPRKGQHYVMEALARLPENLRSQVEYHIVGPIVKGGRDYAESLKQTAAESGIPVEFVGEVDDDELPQIYADADIFAMTSIQSGISIEGFGLVYLEAAACGLPVIAHDTGGVAEAVRHGQSGFVIKPGDEAALTNAFAQLIESPQLREEMTQAGKARVAELSWQQNVEAHFAV